Proteins encoded together in one Bacillota bacterium window:
- a CDS encoding LacI family transcriptional regulator: MTELLGKAKGPQKINQKQIAAMLNISQSTVSRALSGSRSVDTATRRKVLEAAKALGYTPNYLAQSLVLQRTRHLCYIMPTFGFIQGEVTSSILAGAGDTAGELGYRFTLVAEAQEELLTLAADGMYDGLFLTLEDPESALEQLNQILEANYPIVLVNCWLDDPRVHYVATDNWYGAYTATRYLQELGHRRIAFVGPLGGQIGKERFLGFKTAFQEASPGLDPQTLDVYWPKRIEEVEKRLEEVFNFSPFPTAFVVSSDLTAIGLMRLLEKRGSGVPQDVSVIGFDDITTAAYNLPALTTVEIPGHRMGCEAMHVMYRLLNRKASSKPEQAIQIKVPARLIKRDSCEAPACSGS, encoded by the coding sequence GTGACGGAGTTGCTGGGAAAGGCGAAGGGCCCTCAAAAGATTAACCAAAAACAGATTGCCGCTATGCTGAATATCTCTCAATCGACCGTCTCCAGAGCTTTGAGCGGTTCAAGAAGCGTCGATACTGCAACTCGGCGCAAGGTACTAGAAGCGGCTAAGGCGTTAGGGTATACGCCTAATTACTTGGCCCAGAGTCTGGTTTTGCAGCGGACCCGGCATCTTTGCTATATCATGCCTACCTTCGGTTTTATCCAAGGGGAGGTTACGTCCAGCATTCTAGCGGGGGCGGGGGATACGGCTGGGGAATTAGGTTATCGGTTTACGTTAGTCGCAGAAGCCCAGGAGGAGTTGCTGACCCTAGCAGCAGATGGCATGTACGATGGATTGTTCTTAACCTTAGAGGATCCGGAAAGCGCCCTGGAACAGTTGAATCAGATCCTAGAGGCAAATTACCCCATTGTCTTGGTCAACTGTTGGCTTGACGATCCTAGGGTACATTATGTGGCAACGGATAATTGGTACGGCGCCTATACCGCCACCCGATACCTCCAGGAATTAGGTCATCGACGGATTGCCTTTGTTGGTCCCTTGGGGGGACAAATAGGTAAGGAACGGTTTCTAGGATTTAAGACCGCCTTTCAGGAGGCTAGTCCTGGGCTAGACCCCCAGACACTAGATGTGTATTGGCCCAAGCGGATTGAGGAGGTGGAAAAACGTCTAGAGGAGGTATTCAACTTCTCTCCTTTCCCCACAGCCTTTGTCGTGTCTTCGGACCTAACTGCGATTGGTCTGATGCGGTTACTGGAAAAACGGGGGAGTGGGGTTCCCCAAGACGTATCGGTGATTGGCTTTGATGATATTACCACCGCAGCATATAATCTGCCGGCATTGACCACCGTTGAGATTCCAGGACATCGGATGGGTTGTGAAGCCATGCATGTGATGTATCGACTGCTGAACCGCAAGGCGTCTTCCAAACCCGAACAAGCGATTCAGATCAAGGTGCCTGCCCGCCTCATAAAACGGGACTCCTGCGAAGCCCCTGCTTGTAGCGGGTCCTAA